The Anopheles merus strain MAF chromosome 2L, AmerM5.1, whole genome shotgun sequence genome has a segment encoding these proteins:
- the LOC121594929 gene encoding ice-structuring glycoprotein-like: MKLFVVVSSLLAVATAAPSATLYAAYAHQPALYAAGAPLAPATYIAAGPAELHSQYHAQDELGQYSYGYNGGLSAKAESKSFDGITRGSYSYLDAENKLQTVAYTADALNGFRVAASNLPVAPVETRTAPEPVQDTPEVAAAKADHMAAIEEAKLRNAAAEKEDAAAAAAADSTAIIAAAPAPAAAPALPLPVATYAAAAPASFAYSTHSIAQPIAAYATYAAAPAAPAAIELKAPASFAYSTYTAAAPLAYAQYAAAPAYATLPVAQYAAYPAPAIAFAARSQPADIAAELPEPVQDTPEVAKAKEEHLKAVAEAKARSLQ, from the coding sequence ATGAAGCTGTTCGTCGTAGTGTCGTCCCTGCTGGCCGTTGCCACTGCTGCGCCATCGGCCACGCTGTACGCAGCGTACGCCCATCAGCCGGCGCTGTACGCCGCCGGTGCGCCGCTGGCCCCCGCCACGTACATTGCGGCCGGGCCGGCCGAACTGCACAGCCAGTACCACGCCCAGGACGAGCTCGGCCAATACTCGTATGGATACAACGGAGGACTGTCGGCCAAGGCGGAGTCCAAGTCGTTCGATGGCATCACCCGCGGTTCGTACAGCTATCTGGATGCGGAGAACAAGCTCCAGACCGTCGCCTACACCGCCGACGCGCTGAACGGATTCCGGGTGGCTGCTTCCAACCTGCCGGTCGCTCCGGTGGAAACTCGTACCGCGCCCGAACCGGTCCAGGACACGCCCGAGGTCGCCGCCGCCAAGGCCGACCATATGGCCGCGATTGAGGAGGCCAAGCTGCGTAACGCCGCCGCCGAGAAggaggatgctgctgctgccgccgctgccgaTTCTACCGCCATCATTGCCGCCGCACCGGCCCCGGCTGCCGCACCGGCCCTCCCGCTTCCGGTTGCCACGTACGCGGCTGCCGCGCCCGCCTCGTTCGCTTACTCGACCCACTCGATCGCGCAACCGATCGCGGCCTATGCCACCTACGCCGCTGCCCCTGCCGCCCCGGCCGCCATCGAGCTGAAGGCTCCCGCCTCCTTCGCGTACTCGACCTacaccgccgccgccccgcTCGCTTACGCCCAGTACGCTGCCGCTCCCGCTTACGCCACCCTGCCGGTCGCTCAGTATGCCGCCTACCCGGCCCCGGCCATCGCGTTCGCTGCCCGCTCGCAGCCCGCCGACATTGCTGCCGAGCTGCCCGAGCCGGTGCAGGATACGCCCGAGGTCGCCAAGGCCAAGGAGGAGCATCTGAAGGCCGTCGCCGAAGCGAAGGCGCGCAGCCTTCAGTAA
- the LOC121594926 gene encoding zinc finger protein 624-like: MEEKCRLCLKEVKQKCITVLPQDEFREMMDAVFCFPIVYKEVLPKYVCTECSVTVRKFYNYILEVQNTQSYLERECNVASKSSITITKLEPIGNCDEENDCNDADMEEYLDEESSTDKSWKLSSSNTADDPPYVDDSRVQLPAQHIKNIESKNTPEESDTTTNFFTKRLRSRDIKCATDSPSLSRPDLPYICLECDLKHATKAQLTKHMRVHQKQECPVCSRLLRVDKIKDHCARKHPHYKLLVASQEIRCNNCLELFDTEAQLHDHLNHDRMQRLALPDARQNEMEDSDEAGSTAKVKTKHIHFHCPKWYKCSNCEEKFLDKVQLAKHQRLHRTVDCPICGKTCRTDRIKPHIAKHRPNSDGPNKKLYHCTECKKKFANELQLTLHYRRMHKQQICPVCKVRASFAHVENHLKLLKAEECSDDFNDFPNNLSEVDVTVTEN; this comes from the exons ATGGAGGAGAAATGTCGATTGTGTCTGAAAGaagtgaagcaaaaatgtATCACAGTTCTACCGCAAGACGAATTTCGCGAGATGATGGATGCCGTTTTCTGCTTCCCA ATAGTCTACAAAGAAGTGCTACCAAAGTATGTCTGCACCGAATGTTCCGTCACGGTACGTAAGTTCTACAACTACATCCTGGAAGTGCAGAATACTCAATCTTACCTCGAACGGGAATGCAACGTTGCATCAAAATCATCAATTACAATCACGAAACTCGAACCGATAGGTAATTGTGATGAGGAGAATGATTGCAACGATGCTGATATGGAAGAATATCTCGATGAGGAGAGCAGTACGGATAAATCCTGGAAGCTTTCATCCAGCAACACGGCTGATGATCCACCGTACGTGGACGATTCAAGGGTACAGCTCCCCGCACAACATATTAAAAACATAGAGAGTAAAAATACGCCAGAAGAAAGCGATACGACAACAAACTTTTTCACGAAACGCTTGCGATCGCGTGACATCAAATGTGCCACGGATTCGCCATCCCTCAGCCGTCCCGATCTGCCGTACATCTGCCTGGAGTGCGATCTGAAACATGCCACCAAAGCACAGCTCACCAAACACATGCGTGTGCATCAGAAGCAAGAGTGTCCGGTGTGTAGTCGGCTGTTGCGGGTAGATAAAATAAAGGACCACTGTGCCAGGAAGCATCCACACTACAAGCTGTTGGTAGCGAGTCAAGAGATTCGGTGCAACAATTGTCTGGAACTATTCGATACCGAAGCACAGCTGCACGATCATCTCAACCACGATCGGATGCAGCGCCTAGCTTTGCCCGATGCCCGGCAAAACGAGATGGAAGATTCGGATGAGGCTGGCAGCACCGCCAAAGTTAAAACGAAACATATCCACTTCCACTGCCCCAAGTGGTACAAGTGCAGTAATTGTGAGGAAAAATTCTTGGATAAGGTACAGCTAGCGAAGCATCAGCGGCTTCACCGGACGGTTGATTGTCCAATATGTGGCAAAACCTGTCGCACAGACCGTATCAAGCCGCATATAGCAAAGCATCGTCCAAACAGCGATGGACCAAACAAGAAGCTGTACCATTGCACGGAGTGTAAGAAAAAGTTTGCAAACGAGCTACAGCTAACGCTGCATTACAGGAGAATGCACAAGCAGCAGATTTGCCCGGTTTGTAAGGTAAGGGCCAGTTTCGCGCACGTTGAAAACCATTTGAAATTGCTGAAAGCAGAAGAATGTTCGGATGATTTTAACGATTTCCCAAACAACCTTTCGGAAGTGGATGTTACGGTAACGGAAAATTAG
- the LOC121594925 gene encoding uncharacterized protein LOC121594925, producing MTREMSGKSIIYLDKNVPPPLAPLSNCHARAIPTSHIANCRLCLGTEFGNRCTTIIDEPLITMMKQVFPIVIVNQIGLPMNVCTECVKTVEAFYMFSSQVLANQNKLSETLPNNLRPEQNNDGVECRENPVPTQEAQENVPREKPEEPEVPIDSDLLIKIEKEDEERGEQSDPLSTAEDCGIVFEVIDEIPGIKLEEEATYPMEIISHAENDPQSMKKTTNPLEIKSDTDIDPLLKETTANSIVVKPDAGIELQLEVKDEIEIDPPAEGIEDSEDQPRDPLSRPQPKKRRKKSGPSRVIHYCPTHDYSIKLKQMKSVSDLNEFNQRLEDETFMKQVINYLQIKTGETRADHLMNKSLDLLFNRQFLTQCGWQGRKSVSLPGYRKILELFSRLGATYGVNLPGCKVRDYFTLKCKNAKRRANQKMLEKVVDEQQSESEDERTEQTGGILPASFAGEQPHKRRIPDGSVRVVPLCLAHNGCTFNLKQVSSEAELDEFNRRLRNEEYMKQVINYLQFETGEERSDHLMNKSLDILFNRKFLATCTWRGINGKIPFVVYSKVQELFGWLGAKDGKRLLGCTVRDYFNLKLKNAKRRAMLRVQSHEITGIGIGTTLETEHSCCK from the exons ATGACACGCGAAATGAGTGGCAAAAGTATAATTTATCTTGATAAAAATGTTCCACCGCCTCTTGCTCCTTTGTCTAATTGTCACGCTCGAGCCATTCCGACGAGCCACATTGCGAATTGTAGGCTTTGCCTTGGTACTGAATTTGGGAACAGATGTACAACCATTATTGACGAGCCGTTAATCACCATGATGAAGCAGGTGTTTCCCATCGTG aTTGTGAACCAGATAGGGCTACCGATGAATGTGTGCACCGAATGCGTAAAGACGGTGGAGGCATTTTACATGTTCAGCAGTCAGGTGTTGGCCAATCAGAACAAACTGTCAGAAACCTTACCTAATAACCTACGACCGGAACAAAATAATGACGGTGTGGAGTGTAGAGAAAATCCGGTCCCGACCCAAGAGGCACAAGAAAACGTCCCACGCGAGAAACCTGAGGAACCGGAGGTTCCGATTGATTCTGATTTGttgataaaaatagaaaaggaaGATGAAGAGCGAGGTGAACAATCTGACCCACTGTCAACTGCCGAAGATTGTGGGATTGTGTTCGAAGTAATCGATGAAATACCGGGCATCAAGCTGGAAGAAGAGGCAACTTACCCAATGGAAATAATATCTCATGCCGAGAACGATCCACAATcgatgaagaaaacaacaaacccgCTTGAGATAAAATCTGATACCGATATAGACCCACTACTGAAGGAGACAACAGCAAACTCAATCGTGGTAAAACCAGACGCTGGGATAGAGTTACAATTGGAAGTGAAGGATGAAATTGAGATCGATCCGCCAGCTGAAGGAATAGAAGACAGTGAAGATCAACCGCGTGATCCTCTTTCCAGACCACAGCCCAAGAAACGACGTAAAAAATCAGGACCGTCTCGAGTGATTCATTACTGTCCAACGCACGATTACTCGATCAAACTGAAGCAAATGAAGAGTGTATCAGACctaaatgaatttaatcaacgGCTAGAAGACGAAACGTTCATGAAGCAGGTGATCAATTACTTGCAGATCAAAACAGGAGAAACTAGGGCGGATCACCTGATGAATAAATCGTTGGACCTTCTATTTAACCGACAATTCCTTACACAGTGCGGCTGGCAAGGGCGCAAAAGTGTATCGCTTCCTGGGTATAGGAAAATTCTAGAACTGTTTAGTAGGTTGGGCGCGACGTACGGAGTAAACTTACCAGGATGCAAAGTGCGTGACTATTTTACCCTTaaatgcaaaaatgcaaaGCGACGAGCTAATCAGAAAATGTTAGAAAAGGTTGTCGATGAACAGCAAAGTGAATCAGAGGATGAACGCACAGAACAAACTGGTGGTATACTGCCAGCTTCCTTCGCTGGCGAACAGCCTCACAAGCGACGTATACCGGATGGGTCAGTGCGAGTAGTTCCGCTTTGTTTAGCACACAATGGCTGCACGTTCAATCTGAAGCAGGTTAGCAGCGAGGCAGAGCTAGACGAATTTAATCGTCGACTACGAAACGAGGAATATATGAAGCAGGTGATAAACTACTTGCAGTTCGAGACGGGTGAAGAGCGGTCGGATCACTTGATGAATAAATCGCTGGACATTCTTTTCAATAGAAAATTCCTGGCAACCTGTACCTGGCGAGGGATTAACGGAAAAATACCTTTTGTGGTGTATTCGAAAGTTCAAGAGTTGTTCGGCTGGCTGGGTGCGAAAGATGGGAAGCGATTATTGGGATGCACAGTTCGGGATTATTTTAATCTTAAACTGAAGAATGCAAAGCGACGAGCCATGCTAAGAGTACAAAGCCATGAAATAACGGGTATAGGTATAGGTACAACATTAGAAACAGAACATAGTTGTTGTAAATGA